One window from the genome of Choloepus didactylus isolate mChoDid1 chromosome 2, mChoDid1.pri, whole genome shotgun sequence encodes:
- the LEMD1 gene encoding LEM domain-containing protein 1, producing the protein MVDVRCLSDSELQEELQKLGFSPGPILPSTRKVYENKLVQLLVSTPCAPPATNGPRQADVPQDSDDSEELNTTIVLKGNIILSTEYDEAPKKNLVFEIQERQEVGKPNSDYNDSKMIKRSEAPNTRPKAPDSYCLDSKTSKEKRGAARASQPIIKEDSETADDDYCPLARVIRRRRLEGLPVALAMLGIFIIVVFVYITVEKKPLFG; encoded by the exons ATGGTGGATGTGAGGTGTCTCAGTGACAGTGAATTACAGGAAGAACTTCAGAAGCTTGGATTTTCACCTGGCCCAATACTAC CTTCCACCCGAAAGGTGTATGAAAATAAGCTGGTGCAGTTGCTAGTCTCGACTCCCTGTGCACCACCTGCGACGAATGGACCTAGGCAGGCGGATGTACCACAGGACAGCGATGACAGCGAAG AGCTTAATACCACTATCGTTTTGAAAGGAAATATCATACTCTCAACAGAATATGACGAGGCACCCAAAAAA AACCTGGTTTTTGAAATACAAGAACGGCAGGAGGTAGGAAAACCAAACTCCGATTACAATGATTCCAAGATGATAAAG aGGTCCGAGGCTCCCAACACAAGACCCAAAGCCCCAGATAGCTACTGCCTGGATTCTAAAACTTCCAAGGAAAAAAG GGGTGCTGCAAGAGCATCACAACCCATAATCAAGGAAGACAGTGAAACCGCAGACGATGACTACTGCCCACTAGCCAGGGTTATTCGGCGCAGGAGACTGGAAGGGCTTCCGGTGGCCTTAGCCATGCTTGGCATCTTCATCATTGTGGTTTTTGTCTACATAACTGTGGAAAAGAAGCCTCTCTTTGGTTAA